In a genomic window of Streptomyces pristinaespiralis:
- a CDS encoding bifunctional glycosyltransferase/class I SAM-dependent methyltransferase, whose translation MKEIPSPRIGILVVAYNAESTLEKTLDRIPKEFRSRIAEILILDDASSDGTFTAGCRWSQLDGMPPTVVMRHTKNLGYGGNQKAGYALAAERGLDIVVLLHGDGQYAPELLPEMVAPIERGECEAVFGSRMMRSGSALKGGMPFYKWLGNRVLTRFENGLLGSRLTEFHSGYRAYSVAALRRLPIDRNTDAFDFDTQIIVQLLDAGMRIKEIPVPTYYGDEICYVNGLRYAKDVVKDVLEYRLALKGFGTCPWIPKPVDYAFKEGDGSSHSAILKIMRGLPPGRVLDVGCSGGLFAERLENLGHTVTGLDFVEVPGVRDRCSEFLLADLEEGLPPQVGADYDYVVAGDVIEHLSRPEHVLRELREVLRPGGRMLLSVPNFSHWYSRLRVAFGAFGYDRRGILDETHLRFFTRSSLRRTVRAAGFDQLRITATGAPFWSVLGGGAAARTLGGISRLMTRVRPTLFAYQYVAVLTPHAAQTIVAGEHVDVQDILNRQYVPAEVAGRVGAGT comes from the coding sequence GTGAAGGAAATCCCCAGCCCGCGGATCGGCATCCTCGTCGTCGCCTACAACGCGGAATCCACGCTGGAGAAGACGCTCGACCGCATCCCCAAGGAATTCCGGTCCCGCATCGCCGAGATCCTGATCCTCGACGACGCGAGCAGCGACGGGACGTTCACCGCGGGCTGCCGCTGGTCGCAGCTGGACGGCATGCCGCCGACCGTCGTCATGCGGCACACCAAGAACCTCGGCTACGGCGGCAACCAGAAGGCGGGCTACGCCCTCGCCGCCGAACGGGGCCTGGACATCGTGGTGCTGCTGCACGGTGACGGCCAGTACGCCCCCGAACTGCTGCCCGAGATGGTCGCGCCCATCGAACGCGGCGAGTGCGAGGCGGTGTTCGGCTCCCGGATGATGCGCTCCGGCAGTGCGCTCAAGGGCGGCATGCCGTTCTACAAGTGGCTCGGCAACCGCGTCCTCACCCGCTTCGAGAACGGTCTGCTCGGCTCACGGCTCACCGAGTTCCACTCCGGCTACCGCGCGTACAGCGTTGCGGCGCTGCGCAGGCTGCCGATCGACCGGAACACCGACGCCTTCGACTTCGACACCCAGATCATCGTCCAACTGCTCGACGCCGGGATGCGGATCAAGGAGATCCCGGTCCCCACTTACTACGGCGACGAGATCTGCTACGTCAACGGCCTGCGCTACGCCAAGGACGTCGTCAAGGACGTCCTCGAGTACCGGCTCGCACTCAAGGGCTTCGGCACCTGCCCCTGGATCCCCAAGCCCGTCGACTACGCCTTCAAGGAGGGTGACGGGTCCTCGCACTCCGCGATCCTGAAGATCATGCGCGGGCTGCCGCCCGGCCGGGTCCTCGACGTCGGCTGCTCCGGCGGCCTGTTCGCCGAGCGCCTCGAGAACCTCGGCCACACCGTGACCGGACTGGACTTCGTCGAGGTGCCCGGGGTGCGGGACCGCTGCTCCGAATTCCTCCTCGCCGACCTGGAGGAGGGCCTGCCGCCGCAGGTCGGCGCCGACTACGACTACGTGGTCGCCGGGGACGTCATCGAGCACCTGTCCCGGCCCGAGCACGTGCTGCGGGAGCTGCGCGAGGTGCTGCGTCCCGGGGGCCGGATGCTGCTGTCCGTGCCCAACTTCAGCCACTGGTACTCACGGCTCCGGGTCGCCTTCGGCGCCTTCGGCTACGACCGGCGCGGCATCCTGGACGAGACCCACCTGCGGTTCTTCACCCGCAGCAGCCTGCGCCGCACCGTGCGGGCCGCCGGCTTCGACCAACTGCGGATCACCGCGACCGGCGCGCCCTTCTGGTCCGTGCTCGGGGGCGGCGCCGCCGCCCGGACCCTGGGCGGGATCTCCCGGCTGATGACCCGTGTGCGTCCGACACTCTTCGCCTACCAGTACGTCGCCGTGCTCACCCCGCACGCGGCGCAGACGATCGTCGCCGGGGAGCACGTCGATGTCCAGGACATCCTCAACCGTCAGTACGTCCCCGCCGAAGTCGCCGGCCGGGTGGGCGCCGGCACCTGA
- a CDS encoding SMR family transporter produces the protein MTLPSALLLLFAVFSSAAGQIMLKHGMRSAAAVAEHSGGSLLTRAATTPWVVVGLVVFAVSAVAWMSTLAQVPLSIAYPFNALGYLLIVLAGSTVLHERTSVWTWAGSLMVVAGLVTVMAGQRR, from the coding sequence GTGACCCTGCCCAGCGCGCTGCTGCTGCTCTTCGCGGTCTTCTCGTCGGCGGCGGGCCAGATCATGCTGAAACACGGCATGCGCTCGGCGGCCGCCGTGGCGGAGCACAGCGGCGGTTCTCTGCTGACGCGGGCCGCGACGACTCCCTGGGTCGTCGTCGGCCTCGTCGTCTTCGCGGTCTCCGCCGTGGCCTGGATGTCGACGCTGGCCCAGGTGCCGCTGAGCATCGCCTATCCGTTCAACGCGCTCGGCTACCTGCTGATCGTGCTGGCCGGCTCCACCGTGCTGCACGAACGGACCTCGGTGTGGACCTGGGCGGGCTCCCTGATGGTCGTGGCCGGGCTGGTCACCGTCATGGCCGGGCAGCGGCGCTGA
- a CDS encoding carbohydrate ABC transporter permease, which translates to MSTSDTAAKSGSPARAKQSVAARLAAAAGGGALRVFLILAALFWLMPTIGLLLSSLRDSGDIAASGWWKVFSAPAQLTTENYSRLLKNEAITDSLLSTVVITVPATLLVVVIGALAGYAFAWMEFPGRDWWFMVVVGLLVVPVQVALVPVSELFGVIGIFETTIGVVLFHVAFGLPFAIFLLRNFFAEIPRELLEAARLDGAGEIRLFTRVVMPLGAPAIASLGIFQFLWVWNDMLVALIFADSESAPITVALQRQVRQFGNNIDVLAPGAFLSMIIPLAVFFAFQRQFVSGVMAGAVK; encoded by the coding sequence ATGAGCACGAGCGACACCGCGGCGAAGAGCGGCTCCCCGGCCAGGGCCAAGCAGTCCGTCGCCGCCCGGCTCGCGGCCGCCGCCGGAGGCGGCGCGCTGCGCGTCTTCCTGATCCTCGCCGCCCTGTTCTGGCTGATGCCCACCATCGGCCTGCTGCTGTCCTCGCTGCGCGACAGCGGCGACATCGCGGCGAGCGGCTGGTGGAAGGTGTTCAGCGCCCCCGCCCAGCTCACCACGGAGAACTACTCACGGCTCCTGAAGAACGAGGCCATCACCGATTCCCTGCTCTCCACGGTGGTGATCACGGTCCCCGCCACCCTGCTGGTCGTGGTCATCGGGGCGCTCGCCGGATACGCCTTCGCCTGGATGGAGTTCCCCGGCCGCGACTGGTGGTTCATGGTCGTGGTCGGGCTCCTGGTGGTCCCCGTGCAGGTCGCGCTCGTCCCCGTGTCCGAACTCTTCGGTGTGATCGGCATCTTCGAGACGACGATCGGCGTGGTCCTCTTCCATGTGGCCTTCGGTCTGCCGTTCGCCATCTTCCTGCTGCGCAACTTCTTCGCGGAGATCCCGCGGGAGCTGCTGGAGGCGGCCAGGCTCGACGGCGCGGGCGAGATCCGTCTGTTCACCCGGGTCGTGATGCCCCTGGGCGCCCCGGCGATCGCCTCGCTCGGGATCTTCCAGTTCCTGTGGGTGTGGAACGACATGCTGGTCGCGCTGATCTTCGCCGACTCGGAGAGTGCTCCGATCACCGTCGCGCTCCAGCGTCAGGTACGGCAGTTCGGCAACAACATCGACGTGCTCGCGCCCGGCGCGTTCCTGTCGATGATCATCCCGCTGGCGGTGTTCTTCGCCTTCCAGCGCCAGTTCGTCTCCGGTGTGATGGCGGGCGCCGTCAAGTGA
- a CDS encoding carbohydrate ABC transporter permease, protein MPAVTAGGPARPAPPARQRKSVTGTRKIVAVGFLLPALVLLGALVVYPIGYSLYRSFFDQSGAGFAGLDNYVEIFTDDTILTAVKNNAIWVVVAPTVSTVLGLIFAVLTERVRWGTAFKLIVFMPMAISMLAAGIIFRLVYEQDPERGVANAIWVGVHDTFEESAGYPRARPLPVHPLEAAGGGAFVTKEPVSAGKPVQLPLVGVAPAKMPSDAEPAKAAEPGNGEIHGTAWLDFTRGGGGRPNVVDSQELGLKGIKIEAVKDGKVVADTRAAADGTFTLPASADGALLRLPADNFREPYNGVDWLGPSLVTPAIIGSYVWMWAGFAMVLIAAGLASVPRELLEAARVDGANEWQVFRRITVPLLAPVLAVVLVTLMINVLKIFDLVFIIAPGSSQDDANVLALQLYRSSFGTDADLGLGSAIAVLLLLLVLPVMFFNVRRMRRETRR, encoded by the coding sequence GTGCCTGCCGTCACAGCGGGGGGCCCGGCTCGTCCGGCGCCCCCCGCCCGTCAGCGTAAGAGCGTGACAGGAACACGTAAAATAGTCGCGGTCGGCTTTCTGCTGCCCGCGCTCGTGCTGCTGGGCGCGCTCGTGGTCTACCCGATCGGGTACTCGCTCTACAGGTCCTTCTTCGACCAGTCCGGCGCCGGCTTCGCCGGGCTCGACAACTACGTGGAGATCTTCACCGACGACACCATCCTGACCGCGGTCAAGAACAACGCGATCTGGGTCGTCGTCGCACCGACGGTCTCCACCGTCCTCGGTCTGATCTTCGCGGTGCTGACCGAACGGGTCCGCTGGGGCACCGCGTTCAAACTGATCGTCTTCATGCCGATGGCGATCTCGATGCTGGCCGCTGGCATCATCTTCCGGCTCGTCTACGAACAGGACCCGGAGCGCGGCGTCGCCAACGCGATCTGGGTGGGCGTGCACGACACGTTCGAGGAGTCGGCCGGATATCCACGGGCCCGGCCCCTGCCGGTGCACCCGCTCGAGGCGGCCGGCGGCGGCGCGTTCGTCACCAAGGAGCCGGTCTCCGCCGGGAAGCCGGTGCAGCTCCCGCTGGTCGGCGTGGCGCCCGCGAAGATGCCGTCCGACGCGGAGCCCGCCAAGGCTGCGGAGCCGGGCAACGGCGAGATCCACGGCACCGCCTGGCTGGACTTCACCCGGGGCGGTGGCGGCAGACCGAACGTCGTCGACTCCCAGGAGCTCGGGCTCAAGGGCATCAAGATCGAGGCCGTCAAGGACGGCAAGGTGGTGGCGGACACCCGTGCCGCCGCCGACGGCACCTTCACCCTCCCGGCCTCCGCCGACGGCGCGCTGCTGCGGCTGCCCGCCGACAACTTCCGCGAGCCGTACAACGGCGTCGACTGGCTCGGCCCGTCCCTGGTGACGCCGGCGATCATCGGCAGCTACGTGTGGATGTGGGCGGGCTTCGCCATGGTGCTGATCGCGGCCGGCCTGGCGAGCGTGCCGCGCGAGCTCCTGGAGGCGGCACGCGTCGACGGCGCCAACGAATGGCAGGTGTTCCGGCGGATCACGGTGCCGCTGCTGGCACCCGTGCTCGCGGTCGTCCTCGTCACTTTGATGATCAACGTGCTGAAGATCTTCGACCTGGTCTTCATCATCGCGCCGGGCTCCTCCCAGGACGACGCCAACGTGCTCGCCCTGCAGCTCTACCGCTCCTCCTTCGGCACCGACGCGGACCTCGGCCTCGGCAGCGCGATCGCGGTGCTGCTGCTTCTGCTGGTGCTGCCGGTGATGTTCTTCAACGTCCGGCGGATGCGAAGGGAGACCCGGCGATGA
- a CDS encoding ABC transporter substrate-binding protein: MRRTLRTGRAAVVFAAIGALALTGCGGDSDGEEPGDGGPTKGTESPSSVQLPKLNGEKIEVAAVWSGPEQENFTKVLDEFEKRTGATVTFVPAQDPIVNFLGTKIAGGSPPDVAMLPQVGAIQQAVARKWAKPVGAEAKEQLAKNYSKGWQDLGAVDGTQYGVYYKAANKSLIWYNNTVFENAGATPPKTWKDFMSTAETISASGVTPVSIAGADGWVLTDWFENVYLSQAGPEKYDQLAKHQIKWTDPSVKDALTTLGELFGRPNLIAGGTDGALQTEFPASVTQTFSGGDAPKAAMVFEGDFVTVNIAQTDAKIGTDAKVFPFPAVGAEPPVVTGGDAAVALKDSKGAQALLTFLASPDAAAIQAAAGGFISPNKSLDVAAYPNDVQRDIAKALIAAGDDFRFDMSDQMPQSFGGTPGKGEWKILQDFLKNPKDVAGTQQRLEAEAAKAFKS, from the coding sequence ATGCGCAGAACTCTTCGTACGGGCAGGGCCGCAGTGGTGTTCGCCGCGATCGGCGCTCTCGCCCTCACCGGATGCGGCGGCGACAGCGACGGCGAAGAGCCGGGGGACGGCGGGCCGACCAAGGGCACCGAGTCGCCCTCTTCGGTCCAGCTGCCCAAGCTGAACGGCGAGAAGATCGAGGTCGCCGCCGTATGGAGCGGCCCGGAGCAGGAGAACTTCACCAAGGTCCTGGACGAGTTCGAGAAGCGCACGGGCGCGACGGTCACCTTCGTCCCGGCGCAGGACCCGATCGTCAACTTCCTCGGGACGAAGATCGCGGGCGGCAGCCCGCCGGACGTGGCGATGCTGCCTCAGGTCGGCGCGATCCAGCAGGCGGTGGCGCGCAAGTGGGCCAAGCCCGTCGGCGCGGAGGCCAAGGAGCAGCTCGCGAAGAACTACTCCAAGGGCTGGCAGGACCTCGGCGCGGTCGACGGCACGCAGTACGGCGTGTACTACAAGGCCGCGAACAAGTCGCTGATCTGGTACAACAACACCGTTTTCGAGAATGCCGGCGCCACGCCGCCGAAGACCTGGAAGGACTTCATGTCCACGGCGGAGACGATCTCCGCCTCGGGTGTCACGCCGGTGTCCATCGCCGGAGCGGACGGGTGGGTGCTGACCGACTGGTTCGAGAACGTCTACCTGTCGCAGGCGGGCCCGGAGAAGTACGACCAGCTCGCCAAGCACCAGATCAAGTGGACCGACCCGTCGGTGAAGGACGCCCTCACCACCCTGGGTGAGTTGTTCGGCCGGCCGAATCTGATCGCGGGCGGCACGGACGGGGCCCTCCAGACGGAGTTCCCGGCTTCGGTCACCCAGACGTTCAGCGGCGGCGACGCGCCCAAGGCCGCGATGGTCTTCGAGGGCGACTTCGTGACCGTCAACATCGCGCAGACCGACGCGAAGATCGGTACGGACGCGAAGGTCTTCCCGTTCCCGGCCGTCGGCGCGGAGCCGCCGGTGGTGACCGGCGGGGACGCGGCGGTGGCCCTGAAGGACAGCAAGGGCGCCCAGGCGCTGCTGACCTTCCTGGCGTCGCCCGACGCCGCGGCGATCCAGGCGGCGGCCGGCGGCTTCATCTCGCCGAACAAGTCCCTGGACGTGGCCGCCTACCCGAACGACGTGCAGCGGGACATCGCCAAGGCGCTGATCGCGGCGGGCGACGACTTCCGCTTCGACATGTCGGACCAGATGCCGCAGTCGTTCGGCGGGACGCCCGGCAAGGGCGAGTGGAAGATCCTCCAGGACTTCCTGAAGAACCCGAAGGACGTCGCGGGCACCCAGCAGCGGCTGGAGGCCGAAGCGGCCAAGGCGTTCAAGAGCTGA
- a CDS encoding FtsK/SpoIIIE domain-containing protein yields MQIRLTVLAPRGGQSAPAGRPCDVIVTAPAGTALAAVASGLAAAVSGPDVSGTVVLYAGQERLDPQRRTLGEPPLVDGAVLSLQTPADEETHDGEVSAQLHVVAGPDAGGVHLLHGGRISIGRSADADVPLDDPDVSRLHCAVTLADDGRVTVTDLGSTNGTTVDKTPVHTRPVRLPAGALLRLGESTLRLSPGAPTPALPTTPDGEGHLRVPAPAPTATDGESVSGPGGPAGAYGAGTAGPASHGTRPVPSWASPSTGSPDGLAPADDGRTHRAPDGGRAPWPHHADATGTPAHGRAMTEPPGGTGPRGAAPAYSDSSRTHHMHAPLGDDPAPRVPAQYAYDAHDRVPDRPGDPSAERAPARGTDEPAEAPRRRGIGAWARRLAGGRESVAPQDSGAAGHTARPTAPGVESWPDPAAVLLTALGPGPRLWERGPRHPESLVLRLGTADRAELPSVPVTVALKEAGSLGLAGPRARLAGLARSAVAQLAALHSPGDLEIVLISADRARSLEERKAEWSWLGWLPHLRPAHGQDCRLLLAYDRDQATARAAELTRRLDDGPLGTGWASADPRAVAEAAARHDGTRTVVIVDGDPGSAALRETTARLAGAGQAAGIHLICLAETPAASPLSPVAATYESACAASLPFRECGAVGLLSGDVATALRLMRVASGQPAGHGTVGVVDAVSAAWAERFGRALAPLRVEGSSVQPGRAAVLPQSARLLDELELARATPASLMARWAAACDCTVVLGAGPRGPLAVDLAQEGPHLLIEGPAGSGRTELLRSVAASLAAAGRPDRLGLLLVDGAGGERGEGLSVCTELPHVTEHLVASDPVRMRAFAQALGAELKRRAAVLDEAGVADFTEWRTRREVAGRMVGQRTSPEAADQRGDIESPSSGTLRLRPGGRTRSQEPDPLPRLVVLVDDFDALVAPALGSPGRPAAGSVVRALDAVARDGARLGVHLVATSSRPDRTADTQLTEGARLRVVLEAPPVAPGPDDPAPGRGRLGHPDGRVTPFQSGRVTGRIPRTATLRPTVVPLEWERMGDPPTRRPVRELGNGPTDLALLASALERAARSVDAAPVGPLTPAHP; encoded by the coding sequence ATGCAGATCCGGCTGACTGTTCTCGCGCCGCGCGGCGGACAGTCCGCGCCCGCCGGGCGCCCCTGCGACGTGATCGTGACAGCGCCGGCGGGTACCGCACTCGCCGCCGTGGCCTCCGGCCTCGCCGCCGCCGTCTCCGGCCCCGACGTCTCCGGCACCGTCGTCCTCTACGCCGGACAGGAACGCCTCGACCCGCAGCGCCGCACCCTCGGCGAACCGCCCCTGGTCGACGGCGCGGTCCTGTCCCTCCAGACACCGGCCGACGAGGAGACCCACGACGGCGAGGTGTCGGCGCAGCTGCATGTCGTCGCCGGGCCCGACGCCGGAGGGGTGCACCTGCTGCACGGCGGCCGGATCAGCATCGGCCGCTCCGCCGACGCCGACGTACCGCTGGACGACCCCGACGTCTCCCGGCTGCACTGCGCGGTCACGCTCGCGGACGACGGACGGGTCACCGTGACCGACCTCGGCTCCACGAACGGCACCACTGTCGACAAAACCCCCGTGCACACCCGCCCGGTCCGTCTGCCGGCCGGTGCGCTGCTCCGGCTGGGCGAGTCGACCCTGCGCCTCTCCCCCGGCGCACCCACCCCCGCGCTGCCCACCACCCCGGACGGCGAGGGCCACCTGCGCGTCCCGGCTCCGGCGCCGACCGCCACCGACGGTGAATCCGTGTCCGGTCCCGGCGGCCCCGCCGGTGCGTACGGGGCAGGGACCGCCGGCCCCGCGTCCCACGGGACACGCCCGGTGCCTTCATGGGCCTCGCCCTCCACCGGGTCGCCGGACGGCCTGGCGCCCGCCGACGACGGCCGGACCCACCGCGCCCCCGACGGCGGCCGGGCCCCCTGGCCGCACCACGCCGACGCCACGGGGACGCCCGCGCACGGCCGGGCCATGACGGAGCCGCCGGGCGGTACAGGCCCGCGAGGGGCCGCCCCGGCGTACAGCGACTCGTCCCGGACGCATCACATGCACGCCCCCCTCGGTGACGACCCCGCGCCCCGGGTGCCCGCGCAGTACGCGTACGACGCCCATGACCGCGTCCCGGACCGGCCCGGCGACCCGTCCGCCGAGCGCGCGCCCGCCCGCGGGACGGACGAGCCCGCGGAGGCGCCCCGGCGCCGGGGCATAGGCGCCTGGGCCAGGCGACTGGCCGGCGGCCGGGAAAGCGTGGCCCCGCAGGACAGCGGCGCGGCCGGGCACACGGCCCGCCCCACCGCGCCCGGCGTCGAGAGCTGGCCCGACCCCGCTGCCGTGCTGCTGACGGCGCTCGGTCCCGGCCCCCGGCTGTGGGAGCGCGGCCCGCGGCACCCCGAGTCGCTCGTGCTCAGGCTCGGCACGGCGGACCGCGCGGAGCTGCCGTCCGTGCCCGTGACCGTCGCCCTGAAGGAGGCGGGGTCGCTCGGCCTCGCCGGCCCGCGGGCACGGCTCGCGGGCCTCGCCAGGTCCGCCGTGGCGCAGCTCGCCGCGCTGCACTCGCCCGGTGACCTCGAGATCGTGCTGATCAGCGCGGACCGGGCCCGGTCGCTCGAGGAGCGCAAGGCGGAGTGGTCCTGGCTCGGCTGGCTGCCGCACCTGCGCCCGGCCCACGGCCAGGACTGCCGGCTGCTTCTCGCCTACGACCGCGACCAGGCCACCGCCCGCGCCGCGGAGCTGACGCGCCGTCTGGACGACGGGCCGCTCGGCACCGGCTGGGCGAGCGCCGACCCCCGTGCCGTCGCCGAGGCCGCCGCCCGCCACGACGGCACCCGCACGGTGGTGATCGTCGACGGCGATCCCGGCTCGGCCGCGCTGCGCGAGACCACCGCCCGGCTGGCCGGCGCCGGCCAGGCTGCCGGGATCCATCTGATCTGCCTGGCGGAGACGCCCGCCGCCTCCCCGCTCTCCCCCGTCGCCGCCACCTACGAGTCGGCCTGCGCCGCGTCGCTGCCGTTCCGTGAGTGCGGGGCCGTGGGCCTGCTCAGCGGGGACGTGGCGACCGCACTGCGTCTGATGCGGGTCGCCTCGGGGCAGCCGGCCGGACACGGCACGGTGGGCGTGGTCGACGCGGTGTCCGCCGCCTGGGCGGAGCGTTTCGGGCGGGCGCTCGCGCCGCTGCGTGTGGAGGGCTCGAGCGTGCAGCCCGGCCGGGCCGCGGTCCTGCCGCAGTCCGCGCGCCTGCTGGACGAACTGGAACTGGCACGGGCCACCCCGGCCTCGCTGATGGCGCGCTGGGCGGCGGCCTGCGACTGCACCGTCGTCCTCGGCGCCGGCCCCCGGGGGCCGCTCGCCGTCGACCTGGCGCAGGAGGGCCCGCACCTGCTGATCGAGGGCCCCGCCGGCAGCGGCCGTACGGAGCTGCTGCGTTCGGTCGCCGCGTCGCTTGCCGCGGCGGGCCGCCCCGACCGGCTCGGCCTGCTGCTGGTCGACGGGGCCGGCGGAGAGCGCGGTGAGGGGCTGAGCGTCTGCACCGAGCTGCCGCATGTGACCGAGCACCTCGTGGCCAGCGACCCGGTGCGGATGAGGGCGTTCGCTCAGGCGCTCGGCGCGGAACTGAAGCGCAGGGCGGCCGTGCTGGACGAGGCGGGCGTCGCGGACTTCACCGAGTGGCGCACCCGTCGGGAGGTCGCCGGCCGGATGGTGGGCCAGCGGACGTCACCCGAGGCCGCCGACCAGCGGGGCGACATCGAGTCGCCCTCCTCGGGGACGCTGCGGCTCCGTCCCGGCGGGCGTACGCGGAGCCAGGAGCCGGATCCGCTGCCGCGCCTGGTGGTACTCGTCGACGACTTCGACGCGCTGGTCGCCCCGGCACTGGGGAGCCCGGGCCGGCCGGCGGCGGGTTCGGTCGTGCGCGCCCTGGACGCGGTGGCCAGGGACGGCGCCCGGCTGGGCGTCCATCTCGTGGCCACGTCGTCGCGGCCGGACCGCACTGCGGACACACAGCTGACGGAGGGGGCGCGGCTGCGGGTCGTGCTGGAGGCGCCGCCGGTCGCGCCCGGCCCTGACGACCCGGCTCCCGGCCGGGGCAGGCTGGGGCATCCGGACGGCCGGGTGACCCCGTTCCAGAGCGGCCGGGTGACCGGGCGCATCCCGCGTACGGCCACCTTGAGACCCACTGTCGTTCCGCTCGAGTGGGAGCGGATGGGCGATCCACCCACCCGCCGCCCCGTCCGGGAGCTGGGCAACGGCCCGACCGACCTGGCACTGCTGGCGAGTGCGCTGGAGCGCGCCGCGCGGTCGGTGGACGCGGCGCCGGTGGGTCCGCTGACACCGGCTCATCCCTGA
- a CDS encoding serine/threonine-protein kinase, which yields MRPVGSKYLLEEPLGRGATGTVWRARQRETAGAEAAVAGQPGETVAIKVLKEELANDADVVMRFLRERSVLLRLTHPNIVRTRDLVVEGDLLALVMDLVDGPDLHRYLRENGPLSPVAASLMTAQIADALASSHADGVVHRDLKPANVLLKTDADGQMHPMLTDFGIARLADSPGLTRTHEFVGTPAYVAPESAEGRPQTSAVDIYGAGILLYELVTGRPPFAGGTALEVLHRHLSEEPRRPSTLPEPLWTVIERCLRKEPSERPSAENLARGLRTVAAGIGVHANAAQVDAALGVAALLAPDPAPAPVPQTPGAADPTQVLPNTGGGSTAYDPSAATSVMPQTGRPGGTADPTAVMPPVPPGQPGPEEPHPWQSQLRAARDRNEQTQVQYLDPSQDPLRRRPQRQAPQQPPQNRPQRPQQQYAPAPQQRPQHQPQRQQYAPPPQQQQYAPPQQPPAQPPAQRPPRQPRQRANPMRIPGLGCLKGCLFTVLLFVVAGWLIWELTPLQDWVAEGKSYWDAIGDGITTVTDWISKLGEAKDTADQIGNQQ from the coding sequence GTGCGGCCGGTAGGCAGCAAGTACCTGCTCGAGGAGCCGCTCGGGCGCGGCGCCACGGGCACCGTCTGGCGAGCCCGTCAGAGGGAGACCGCGGGCGCCGAGGCGGCCGTCGCGGGCCAGCCCGGTGAGACCGTCGCGATCAAGGTCCTCAAGGAGGAGCTGGCGAACGACGCGGACGTGGTGATGCGTTTCCTCCGGGAGCGCTCCGTCCTGCTCCGCCTCACACACCCGAACATCGTCCGGACCCGCGACCTCGTCGTCGAGGGCGATCTCCTCGCCCTCGTCATGGACCTGGTCGACGGCCCGGACCTGCACCGCTATCTGCGTGAGAACGGCCCGCTCAGCCCGGTCGCCGCCTCGCTGATGACCGCCCAGATCGCGGACGCGCTCGCCTCCAGCCACGCCGACGGAGTCGTCCACCGCGACCTGAAGCCGGCGAACGTGCTGCTCAAGACGGACGCCGACGGCCAGATGCACCCGATGCTGACCGACTTCGGCATCGCGCGCCTCGCCGACTCCCCGGGCCTGACCAGGACGCACGAGTTCGTCGGCACCCCCGCGTACGTCGCGCCGGAGTCGGCGGAGGGCCGCCCGCAGACCTCGGCGGTCGACATCTACGGCGCGGGCATCCTGCTGTACGAGCTGGTCACCGGGCGTCCCCCGTTCGCCGGAGGCACGGCGCTCGAAGTGCTGCACCGCCACCTCAGCGAGGAGCCGCGCCGCCCCTCGACCCTTCCCGAGCCGCTGTGGACGGTCATAGAGCGCTGTCTGCGCAAGGAGCCCTCCGAGCGGCCCAGCGCCGAGAACCTCGCCCGCGGTCTGCGTACCGTCGCGGCCGGGATCGGCGTGCACGCGAACGCCGCCCAGGTCGACGCCGCCCTCGGTGTCGCCGCGCTCCTCGCGCCGGACCCCGCGCCGGCGCCGGTGCCGCAGACCCCCGGCGCCGCCGACCCGACGCAGGTCCTGCCGAACACCGGCGGCGGCAGCACCGCCTACGACCCCTCCGCGGCGACCAGCGTCATGCCGCAGACCGGGCGGCCCGGTGGAACGGCCGACCCGACCGCCGTGATGCCGCCCGTGCCGCCGGGGCAGCCCGGTCCGGAGGAGCCGCACCCCTGGCAGTCCCAGCTCCGCGCGGCGCGGGACCGCAACGAGCAGACGCAGGTCCAGTACCTCGACCCGAGCCAGGACCCGCTGCGCCGCCGTCCGCAGCGCCAGGCGCCGCAGCAGCCGCCGCAGAACCGTCCGCAGCGGCCCCAGCAGCAGTACGCGCCGGCGCCGCAGCAGCGTCCGCAGCACCAGCCGCAGCGTCAGCAGTACGCACCGCCGCCGCAGCAGCAGCAGTACGCGCCCCCGCAGCAGCCGCCGGCCCAGCCGCCGGCGCAGCGCCCGCCCCGCCAGCCGAGGCAGCGGGCCAACCCGATGCGCATCCCCGGGCTCGGCTGCCTCAAGGGCTGTCTGTTCACGGTGCTGCTGTTCGTGGTGGCCGGCTGGCTGATCTGGGAGCTCACGCCGCTGCAGGACTGGGTCGCGGAGGGCAAGAGCTACTGGGACGCGATCGGCGACGGGATCACGACGGTCACGGACTGGATCTCGAAGCTCGGTGAGGCGAAGGACACCGCCGACCAGATCGGTAACCAGCAGTAA